A single region of the Hyphomicrobiales bacterium genome encodes:
- a CDS encoding hypothetical protein (Evidence 5 : Unknown function), with amino-acid sequence MALRVRTKIINRDIVAFVKQGISAEAAASMRADIAREALAEAQEQNRKALGRLPPHETYVDGRKGAPLESVKPTGTVLFEFDLYNELFSWIGEQLVLHSPVLTGHYRQSHLFFADGAAVDPGAALPEAGEYLFVNDRPYARMIEGGSSDQAPDGVYEAVAALANRRFGNVARIRFTYRTVVGSRKDASTRQPAIVITLK; translated from the coding sequence ATGGCCCTCCGCGTCCGCACGAAGATCATCAACCGCGACATCGTCGCCTTCGTGAAACAGGGCATTTCGGCTGAAGCGGCGGCGTCCATGCGCGCCGACATCGCGCGCGAGGCGCTCGCGGAGGCGCAAGAGCAGAACCGCAAGGCCCTCGGCCGCCTGCCGCCGCACGAAACCTACGTCGATGGCCGCAAGGGCGCCCCACTCGAGAGCGTCAAGCCAACCGGCACCGTGCTCTTTGAGTTCGATCTCTACAATGAGCTCTTTTCGTGGATCGGCGAGCAGCTCGTGCTGCATTCCCCGGTCCTGACGGGCCATTACCGCCAATCGCATCTGTTCTTCGCCGATGGCGCTGCGGTCGACCCTGGCGCCGCGTTGCCGGAGGCGGGTGAATATCTCTTCGTCAACGACAGGCCCTATGCCCGGATGATCGAGGGTGGATCGTCAGACCAGGCGCCGGACGGCGTCTATGAGGCGGTGGCGGCCCTTGCCAACCGGCGCTTCGGCAATGTGGCGCGCATCCGCTTCACCTATCGCACGGTTGTCGGCTCCAGGAAGGACGCCAGCACCCGCCAACCCGCCATCGTCATCACCCTGAAATAG
- a CDS encoding conserved hypothetical protein (Evidence 4 : Unknown function but conserved in other organisms) yields MTPERDGFSRIDAAYAIEPATLSADSTPATVDMKGARRATLLLGIGAGGITFTGTNKIEFVLTHSDDNVTYTPVVADDLIVDALAPASITDGVVRALIAAHAAATLQKVGYIGGKRYLKLLADFSGTHGTGTPISAVVVRSDLDLQRVA; encoded by the coding sequence ATGACCCCTGAACGCGATGGGTTCAGCCGCATCGATGCGGCTTATGCGATCGAGCCCGCCACTCTGTCCGCCGACAGCACCCCGGCGACTGTGGATATGAAAGGTGCCCGCCGCGCAACGCTACTCCTCGGCATCGGCGCGGGCGGCATCACCTTCACCGGCACCAACAAGATTGAATTCGTGCTCACGCACAGCGATGACAACGTCACCTACACGCCCGTCGTCGCCGACGACCTGATCGTTGACGCCTTGGCGCCGGCGTCAATCACTGACGGCGTCGTCCGCGCGTTGATTGCGGCGCACGCGGCCGCGACCCTCCAGAAGGTCGGGTATATCGGCGGCAAGCGTTACCTCAAGCTGCTCGCCGACTTCAGTGGGACGCATGGGACCGGCACGCCGATTTCGGCCGTGGTCGTTCGGTCCGACCTCGACCTGCAGCGCGTTGCGTGA
- a CDS encoding conserved hypothetical protein (Evidence 4 : Unknown function but conserved in other organisms), whose translation MAELQSTNRVKLSKVRESIAGTTPANPAFKEILQTSSGLNAAPQTVTSNIIRSDRQVADLILVGLQVGGDVGGELAFGAADEDFEEALQNLWVNKPAIVVATADTEISDVSATTLTVASGGANFKAGQLAALSGMPTAGNNKIARVSSSTTTSIVFPSASFAAESAPIPVGAEVRVVGLEGAATDLAAVTAGGNGLTSAALDFTTLGFNVGEWVKIGGAAVGAQFATATNNGWARIAAIAAGKLSFDEVPAGWAADTGTGKTIQLFAGDFLKNGTTKLPSTFERQYLDHSPVSYEYFRGLELNTLSISAPAQQIATYAKSYIGRSAEILSARLSGATDVTPDVGDVLNTSSNVGRISVGGQEVAGPNFVMSATIEINNNLRAQNAVGYLGAVGIGNGEFTVTGTQEFYFGDKSVYEKVLANAPSNFTMVLGRQDGARQSILVDLPRLKYATGAPAVSGKNDDVMLSANFQAIRHPTLGYTMAVQRFHYLPA comes from the coding sequence ATGGCCGAACTTCAGTCAACCAACCGCGTCAAGCTGTCCAAGGTCCGTGAGTCCATCGCCGGCACCACGCCGGCCAATCCCGCTTTCAAGGAGATCCTGCAGACGTCCAGCGGCCTCAATGCCGCGCCGCAGACCGTGACCTCGAATATCATCCGTTCCGATCGTCAGGTCGCCGATCTCATACTCGTCGGCCTCCAGGTCGGCGGCGATGTCGGTGGTGAGCTCGCCTTCGGCGCGGCCGACGAGGATTTCGAGGAGGCCCTGCAAAACCTCTGGGTGAACAAGCCGGCCATCGTCGTGGCAACGGCCGACACGGAAATCTCCGATGTCTCGGCGACCACGCTGACCGTCGCCTCCGGCGGTGCCAATTTCAAGGCCGGCCAGCTGGCGGCGCTCAGCGGCATGCCGACCGCGGGCAACAACAAGATCGCCCGGGTGTCGTCGTCAACCACAACCTCCATCGTGTTCCCCTCCGCGTCCTTCGCAGCGGAATCGGCCCCGATCCCGGTTGGTGCCGAGGTGCGCGTTGTCGGCCTCGAGGGCGCGGCGACGGATCTCGCGGCCGTCACCGCTGGCGGCAACGGCCTCACCTCCGCCGCGCTCGATTTCACGACGCTCGGCTTCAATGTCGGCGAATGGGTCAAGATCGGCGGCGCGGCTGTCGGCGCGCAGTTCGCGACGGCCACGAATAACGGCTGGGCGCGGATTGCGGCGATCGCCGCCGGCAAGCTCAGCTTTGACGAAGTCCCGGCCGGCTGGGCGGCGGACACCGGCACCGGCAAGACCATTCAGCTGTTCGCCGGCGACTTCCTGAAGAACGGCACAACCAAGCTGCCCTCCACCTTCGAGCGCCAGTATCTCGACCATTCCCCGGTGTCCTACGAGTATTTCCGGGGCCTGGAGCTCAACACCCTGAGCATCAGCGCGCCGGCGCAGCAGATCGCGACCTACGCCAAGTCCTATATCGGGCGTTCGGCGGAGATCCTGTCTGCCCGGCTCTCCGGCGCGACCGATGTCACGCCCGATGTCGGCGACGTGCTCAACACCTCGTCGAATGTCGGGCGCATCAGCGTCGGTGGCCAGGAGGTCGCCGGCCCCAACTTCGTCATGTCGGCGACCATCGAGATCAACAACAACCTGCGCGCCCAGAACGCTGTCGGCTATCTCGGCGCCGTTGGCATCGGCAATGGCGAGTTCACCGTCACCGGTACGCAGGAATTCTATTTCGGCGACAAATCCGTCTACGAAAAGGTACTGGCGAATGCGCCGTCGAATTTTACCATGGTGCTCGGCCGCCAGGACGGCGCCCGGCAGTCCATCCTCGTCGATCTGCCGCGCCTCAAATATGCGACGGGCGCCCCCGCCGTCAGCGGCAAGAATGACGACGTGATGCTGTCGGCCAACTTCCAGGCCATTCGCCACCCGACGCTTGGCTACACCATGGCGGTCCAGCGTTTCCACTATCTGCCGGCATAA
- a CDS encoding Phage gp6-like head-tail connector protein, whose protein sequence is MTVAVITPPAPIISAVEARSQLSIGPEIADDTLDALIAAATEVLDGPGGWLGRALGEQTLEQRHSGLYWVCSPVFMLYYPPLIEVVSVKYRDPNGIEQTIDPADYRVIGGAGATGIARLAPTYGSPWPRAQASEESVRVTFRAGYPVVDGKSTVPAPIRYAVQLGVRELLDVGRELFLKREDVEGVLNREWVVSEAAGKVIGGAVEKLLSPYRIWMS, encoded by the coding sequence ATGACCGTTGCCGTGATCACGCCGCCGGCCCCGATCATTTCGGCGGTCGAGGCGCGTAGCCAGCTATCGATTGGTCCGGAGATCGCGGACGACACGCTCGACGCGCTGATCGCCGCGGCGACGGAAGTGCTGGACGGTCCCGGCGGCTGGCTCGGCCGGGCCTTGGGCGAACAGACCCTGGAGCAGCGCCATAGTGGCCTGTATTGGGTCTGCTCGCCCGTTTTCATGCTCTACTATCCGCCCCTCATCGAGGTGGTCAGCGTCAAATACCGCGATCCCAACGGCATCGAGCAGACCATCGATCCCGCCGACTATAGGGTGATTGGCGGGGCAGGGGCCACGGGCATCGCGCGGCTCGCTCCGACCTATGGGAGCCCCTGGCCGCGGGCGCAGGCGAGCGAGGAATCCGTCAGGGTCACCTTCAGGGCCGGGTATCCCGTGGTCGATGGCAAGAGCACCGTGCCGGCGCCGATCCGTTATGCGGTGCAACTCGGCGTGCGCGAATTGCTCGATGTCGGGCGCGAATTATTCCTGAAGCGCGAGGATGTCGAAGGCGTCCTCAACCGTGAATGGGTCGTCTCCGAGGCTGCCGGCAAGGTAATTGGCGGTGCCGTCGAGAAGCTTCTCTCTCCCTATCGGATTTGGATGTCATGA
- a CDS encoding conserved hypothetical protein (Evidence 4 : Unknown function but conserved in other organisms) — MSLAAATIAALDRAIARAGTPVTFRQINPHPAAPTDTACRAHVRDGDAVVAGNGVSQVKAVVILSPTGLPGLPKKLDQIVIDGKVRTVELPRFKRIDGQVVRIELDCTGAVG, encoded by the coding sequence ATGAGCCTCGCCGCCGCGACCATAGCCGCACTCGACCGGGCCATTGCCCGCGCCGGCACGCCCGTCACCTTCCGCCAGATCAATCCGCATCCCGCGGCGCCGACCGACACCGCATGCCGTGCGCATGTGCGCGATGGCGACGCGGTCGTCGCCGGCAATGGCGTGTCCCAGGTCAAGGCCGTCGTCATTCTCTCGCCGACTGGCCTGCCGGGCCTGCCGAAAAAGCTCGATCAGATCGTCATCGACGGCAAGGTGCGGACGGTGGAACTGCCGCGCTTCAAGCGGATCGATGGGCAGGTCGTGCGCATCGAGCTCGATTGCACGGGTGCGGTCGGCTGA
- a CDS encoding conserved hypothetical protein (Evidence 4 : Unknown function but conserved in other organisms): MPSQAVAEAVAARLDALWSQCPVFGINQEATAPADASPYLAVQFPVANRDQITIGAPGNNIFREWGAFRFVLHTERGAGPAKALAWAGELALMFQAKQFGVVTTYAPSPPTLDERNYDGNYCVVSFAVPYFADTRG, from the coding sequence ATGCCCAGCCAAGCAGTTGCCGAGGCCGTCGCGGCGCGGCTCGACGCCCTGTGGTCACAATGCCCCGTCTTCGGCATCAACCAGGAGGCGACGGCTCCCGCCGACGCCTCGCCCTATCTCGCGGTGCAGTTTCCTGTCGCCAACCGCGACCAGATCACCATCGGCGCGCCAGGCAACAACATCTTTCGCGAATGGGGGGCCTTTCGCTTCGTTCTCCACACAGAGCGCGGCGCCGGCCCCGCCAAGGCCCTGGCCTGGGCGGGCGAGCTGGCGCTGATGTTCCAGGCCAAGCAGTTCGGCGTCGTCACCACCTATGCGCCGTCACCGCCGACGCTCGATGAACGCAACTACGACGGCAATTACTGCGTCGTCTCCTTCGCCGTTCCCTACTTCGCCGACACGCGCGGCTAA
- a CDS encoding conserved hypothetical protein (Evidence 4 : Unknown function but conserved in other organisms), translating into MDLKSAKVDGALIEAGEWVKDIPEMDNLELKVRGLGCVEFKRYLAKRYRLVPKGARHRDGSIDPNLQDVIATDALVETVLLDWRNVEEGGVPVPYSKDVARQYLTNPDYRPLRDAVSWAANVVASGGALSDEDVLGNSAPMSNGSTAGAAITTL; encoded by the coding sequence ATGGATCTGAAATCAGCGAAGGTTGACGGCGCCCTTATCGAGGCCGGCGAGTGGGTGAAGGACATCCCCGAGATGGACAACCTCGAGCTCAAGGTGCGTGGCCTCGGCTGCGTGGAGTTCAAGCGTTATTTAGCCAAGCGCTACCGGCTCGTGCCGAAGGGCGCCCGTCACCGTGACGGCTCCATTGATCCGAATTTGCAGGACGTCATCGCCACCGATGCTCTGGTGGAAACCGTCCTGCTCGACTGGCGCAACGTGGAAGAAGGCGGTGTGCCGGTGCCTTACAGCAAGGATGTGGCGCGCCAATATCTCACCAATCCGGATTACCGGCCCTTGCGGGATGCGGTCTCCTGGGCGGCCAACGTCGTTGCCTCCGGCGGCGCGCTGTCCGATGAGGATGTGTTGGGAAACTCCGCGCCTATGTCGAATGGCAGCACGGCTGGAGCCGCCATCACGACGCTCTAG
- a CDS encoding conserved hypothetical protein (Evidence 4 : Unknown function but conserved in other organisms), whose product MPDHLLAPDLDPVEAEIVDAFNDLTSDRPVGFGVGPIPFTAIDRYAARYGFDAPDEFDFLRRALRAMDAKFLELTAKPRGKT is encoded by the coding sequence GTGCCAGACCATCTGCTGGCGCCGGATCTCGATCCCGTCGAGGCCGAGATCGTCGACGCCTTCAACGATCTCACCTCCGACCGGCCCGTGGGTTTCGGCGTCGGGCCCATCCCCTTCACGGCCATCGACCGCTACGCCGCGCGCTACGGCTTCGATGCGCCCGACGAGTTCGATTTCCTGCGGCGTGCCCTGCGCGCCATGGATGCGAAGTTTCTGGAGCTGACGGCGAAACCGCGCGGAAAGACTTGA
- a CDS encoding Major capsid protein, HK97 family protein: MDPELKALLDTQTKTFEEFKAANDAAQAEIKKLGAADALTLEKVEKLSQALDASQDALKKRADDTEARLNRMQMSGGGTGGEEAKHAEAFARQIGGDFSVDDLKSYHRSMDTYLRKGAATPASDVKTLSVGSEPDGGYLVTPDTSGRIIRKIYESSPIRQIATVQSIGTDAYEGLIDNGEADAGWVGEKQARPETDTPQWGKWTIAVNEVYAQPAATQKVLEDAQIDLEAWLEAKASEKIARVENLAFLRGDGNLKPRGLLDYPTAATPDASRAWGTFEHIGTGQSGAFPSSNPADKLLDVIYALKPAYRQNARWLTSRPVIGTIRKFKDGQGNYLWQPGMQAGQPSSILGFPVTECEDMPALAANSLSIGFGDVRETYTIVDRVGISVLRDPYTTKGFVKFYTRRRTGGGALNFESFKLLKFI; the protein is encoded by the coding sequence ATGGACCCCGAACTCAAAGCGCTTCTCGATACGCAAACCAAGACCTTCGAGGAATTCAAGGCCGCCAACGATGCCGCCCAGGCTGAGATCAAGAAGCTCGGCGCCGCCGATGCGCTGACGCTTGAAAAGGTCGAGAAGCTGAGCCAGGCGCTGGATGCCTCGCAGGATGCTCTCAAGAAGCGGGCCGATGACACCGAGGCGCGCCTCAACCGCATGCAGATGTCCGGCGGCGGCACAGGCGGCGAGGAGGCCAAGCATGCCGAGGCATTCGCCCGTCAGATCGGCGGCGACTTCTCGGTCGATGACCTGAAGTCGTACCACCGCAGCATGGACACGTATCTGCGCAAGGGTGCCGCAACGCCCGCCTCGGATGTAAAGACGCTTTCAGTCGGGTCGGAGCCGGATGGCGGCTATCTCGTCACGCCTGACACCTCGGGCCGCATCATCCGCAAGATCTACGAATCCTCGCCGATCCGCCAGATTGCGACTGTCCAGTCGATCGGAACCGATGCCTATGAAGGCTTGATCGACAATGGTGAGGCAGATGCCGGCTGGGTCGGTGAGAAGCAGGCGCGCCCGGAGACGGATACGCCGCAGTGGGGCAAGTGGACCATCGCGGTCAACGAGGTCTACGCGCAGCCCGCGGCCACGCAGAAGGTGCTGGAAGACGCGCAGATCGACCTTGAGGCATGGCTTGAGGCCAAAGCTTCGGAGAAGATCGCGCGCGTGGAAAATCTCGCCTTCCTTCGCGGCGACGGCAACCTGAAGCCGCGCGGCCTTCTCGACTACCCGACCGCTGCCACCCCGGACGCCTCGCGCGCATGGGGAACCTTCGAGCATATTGGGACGGGTCAGTCCGGCGCCTTCCCGTCGTCCAACCCTGCCGACAAGCTGCTGGATGTCATCTATGCGCTGAAGCCGGCCTATCGGCAGAATGCGCGCTGGCTCACGTCGCGTCCGGTGATCGGGACGATTCGTAAATTCAAGGACGGGCAGGGGAATTACCTCTGGCAGCCGGGAATGCAGGCGGGCCAGCCGTCGTCCATCCTGGGTTTCCCTGTCACGGAATGCGAGGACATGCCCGCGCTAGCGGCGAATTCCCTGTCCATCGGATTCGGCGACGTGCGGGAGACCTATACGATCGTCGATCGTGTCGGCATTTCCGTCCTGCGCGACCCCTACACCACGAAGGGCTTCGTGAAGTTCTACACCCGCCGTCGTACCGGCGGCGGGGCGCTGAATTTCGAGAGCTTCAAGCTTCTGAAGTTCATCTGA